In Cherax quadricarinatus isolate ZL_2023a chromosome 36, ASM3850222v1, whole genome shotgun sequence, one DNA window encodes the following:
- the LOC138853652 gene encoding zinc finger protein 84-like: MSKILEKSSVQGTHIRVHAEDKLCQDSQTLKHSSHNSQCVSMITVDEDKKTAHCLVCSKKISKKYLMRHIRIHTREKHQCCVCLKDFLYKSKLVQHMRIHTGEKPYHCSVCLKEFSYKSCLGEHMRIHTGEKPYQCSECLKEFSYKSSLVQHMRIHTGEKPYQCSKCLKEFSYNSSLVLHLKIHTGEKPNRCSECLKEFSLKSHLAEHMRSHTGEKPYQCSECPKEFSFRSSLVQHMKIHSGKKPYQCSECRKEFLLKSYLVQHMRVHTGERPYQCSECLKEFSDKSSSVRHMRIHTGKKPYQCSDCLKEFSRKSHLVRHMKIHTKEKTFRCSECLKEFSRRSYLVKHLRLHTS, translated from the coding sequence ATGTCTAAAATACTTGAAAAAAGTAGTGTTCAGGGAACACACATTAGAGTTCATGCAGAAGACAAACTGTGTCAAGATTCACAGACTCTAAAACATTCCTCACACAATTCTCAGTGTGTATCAATGATAACAGTTGATGAAGACAAAAAAACAGCTCATTGTTTAGTGTGTTCAAAAAAGATTTCTAAAAAATATTTAATGAGACATATAAGAATTCATACCAGAGAGAaacatcagtgttgtgtgtgtcttaaAGACTTTTTATATAAATCTAAATTAGTACaacacatgagaattcatactggagagaaaccatatcattgCTCAGTATGCTTAAAAGAGTTTTCATATAAATCTTGTTTAGGAGaacacatgagaattcatactggagagaaaccttatcagtgctcagagtgtctaaaagAGTTTTCATATAAATCTAGTTTAGTGCAACACATGAGAATTCACACTGGAGAAAAGCCATATCAATGTTCAAAGTGTCTAAAAGAGTTTTCATATAACTCTAGTTTAGTACTGCACCTGAaaattcatactggagagaaaccaaatcgatgttcagagtgtcttaaAGAGTTTTCCTTAAAATCTCATTTAGCAGAACACATGAGaagtcatactggagagaaaccctatcagtgttcagagtgtccaaAAGAATTTTCATTTAGATCAAGTTTAGTACAACACATGAAAATTCATTCTGGAAAAAAACcctatcagtgttcagagtgtcgaAAAGAGTTTTTATTGAAATCATATTTAGTacaacacatgagagttcatactggagagagaccctatcagtgctcagagtgtctaaaagAATTTTCAGATAAATCTAGTTCAGTAAGACATATGAGAATTCACACTGGaaaaaaaccatatcagtgttcagattGTCTAAAAGAATTTTCCAGAAAATCTCATCTAGTACGACACATGAAAATTCATACTAAAGAGAAAACATTTAGGTGTTCAGAATGTCTAAAAGAGTTTTCCAGAAGATCTTATTTAGTAAAACACCTGAGACTTCATACTAGTTAA